The Candidatus Equadaptatus faecalis genome includes the window TCTATGCTGTCCATTATCTCTTTCAGTTTTCTCGCCTTGTCAACCTCAGGCTTTATCTCTTCCCTGCGCGTTTCAAGCTCCGACATGAGATTTCTGATCTGGTCGTATTCTTCTTTAACCGTTACGAGCCTGTCAGCGGCGTTCATACGTTTTTTGCGGTAAATTTCCGTGCCGAACAGCGCTTCAAGACGTTTTCTTCTTTCCGCAGGACGTTCCTGTATTGCTTCCGCAACTTCACCCTGACCAATAAACGCGAAACGGTCGCCGTCGAGTTTCCAGCGTGTTTTCATTTCCTCAAGGTCTGAAAGATTGCATTTCGCTCCGTCAATAAAAAGCGAAGTCGCTCCGTCAGGTGCCGTCACCCTGCGTTTTACTATGCTGGTGCCGTCTTCATCACGGAACTGCAGAACAACTTCTCCCTCTTTCGCTTTGCCGAGACTGGCAGAACCCTGGAAAAGAAGATCGCTCTGTCTGGTTATGCGAAGTCTGGCGGCAGAACTGTCGCCAAGCGACCAGCGAAGAGCGTCCAGCAGGTTGCTCTTTCCGCTTCCGTTAGGTCCGACTATTGCCGTTAAACCGGGCGGCAGAATCAGATCATGTGCTCCGCCGAAGGATTTAAATCCCCTAAGCTGAAGGCGTCCTATATACATTTGACCGGTTCTCCTTTTTCTGCATTTCAATTATTCTGCGTTCTGTCTGTTCCATGGTGCCCTGCATGTCAAGCCTGTATTTTCCCCACTGAATATCCGTGTTTCCATAAAGTATTATTTTCTTTTCAAATTCCTCTTCCCACGAGGAGAGTACCGTCTCGGCTATGTATTCCGCCACCGTCCGGAAACACTCAAGCAGAAGCACTTCGTCTTTTGAATCGCAGCAAATCTTGCGGATAAAGCGTTTAATGCGCATGGCAACGCTTTCCTCTTTTTCAACGGTGCCGAGTCCTGTACAGCGGGGACATACGTGCATCATTTCAGTATAAAGATCTAGACGCGCGCGTTTACGCGTTATTTCGACAAGCCCGAGGTCGGTTACCCCGTGAATCTTGACTTTGCAGCGGTCTTCCTTAAACTGCCTGTTAAGCTCCGCCACAAGCATGTCGTTTTCTTCTTTTGTCGCCATGTCTATAAAATCTATTATAACTATTCCGCCGATTGCGCGCAGCCTTAATTGTCTCGCAATTTCGGAAGCTGCTTCCATATTTGTTTTAAAAACAGTATCGTCCAGATTTTTAGAGCCGGTAAATTTGCCCGTGTTAACATCTATGACCGTCAGGGCTTCTGTCTGGTCGATAACAAGATATGCTCCCGACGAGAGCCACACCTTTCTTTCCTGAGCTTCAAGCAGCTGTTTTTCAATGCCGTACACGTCAAAAACAGGCGCTGTGCCTCCGTAATACGTTACGTCAATTTCTTTGCCCGGCATAAACTGCTTTACACACGTCTTAATATTTTCGCAGTCTTCTTCGGTGTCAACCACTATTTCACATATATCGTCATTCAATTCGTCACGCAGCACTCTTTCGAGCAAGCCGGGCTCTCTGTGCAGAAGGCACGGTGCAGAATTCTGTGCTGCGTCTGCCTGTATTTTCTCCCAAAGCAACGTAAGCTCGCGAATATCAGAAAGCAGCGCTCCCTTTTCGGCATTAACAGCAGCGGTTCGTATTATCACACCACAGTTCTCGGGTTTACACTCTCTCAGTATATCACGCAGACGCTCG containing:
- a CDS encoding Rne/Rng family ribonuclease translates to MGEKAPKQIIANLLDAEESRIAILDGRGKLCDFFIERSMDHQRTNEIYKAKVDNVLQGMHAAFLNLGDGKNGFLYLADARGIDVKPGKDMLVQVVKNARKDKGARVSPRLSLAGRYLVLIPGGKETGVSKRIEDEAERERLRDILRECKPENCGVIIRTAAVNAEKGALLSDIRELTLLWEKIQADAAQNSAPCLLHREPGLLERVLRDELNDDICEIVVDTEEDCENIKTCVKQFMPGKEIDVTYYGGTAPVFDVYGIEKQLLEAQERKVWLSSGAYLVIDQTEALTVIDVNTGKFTGSKNLDDTVFKTNMEAASEIARQLRLRAIGGIVIIDFIDMATKEENDMLVAELNRQFKEDRCKVKIHGVTDLGLVEITRKRARLDLYTEMMHVCPRCTGLGTVEKEESVAMRIKRFIRKICCDSKDEVLLLECFRTVAEYIAETVLSSWEEEFEKKIILYGNTDIQWGKYRLDMQGTMEQTERRIIEMQKKENRSNVYRTPSA